A segment of the Flavobacterium azooxidireducens genome:
GTATTTTCGATAAATGCTTTTAAAACTTCTTTGATTGCCACAGCATCATCACCTAGCATAATTCTCAGGTTTTTGAGGTTGTATTCTTTGGTTGGAATTTCAGTTTGTTCTGCCAAATCGGGTTTCACTGCAATATTTATTTTCAACAAATCACTCAAAGCAGCCAGTAAATCTGCAGAACGATAGGGTTTATGTAAGATCGCCGAAAAACCATTTTTATAATACACATTCTTGTCTAATTGCGTTTGTCCTGTAATAGCAATCACGGGAATTTCTTTCGGAATTTGATTGATTAATTCAAAACCACTCATTTTTGGCATTTGAATATCGGAGATTATGGCATCAAATTTTTCGTTTTCCAATGAAGCAATCAGCACTTCAGGATCATCAAAAGTACGAACATTGAACTGATAAATTTTTAAAAATTCTGCGGTTAATTGCAACAGCGAAGTATCATCATCTACAACAGCAATAGAAAATTCTTTCGCTTGCTTATCATCAAATAAAGGAGCTTCTTTTTTAGTTTCTATCATATTGGCAGGCAAAGTTAACCGGAAAGTACTTCCTTTGTTTACTTCACTTTCTACAGTTAAATCACCTCTTAAAATTTCGGCTAATTTTTTGCAAATGGTTAACCCTAAACCGGTTCCGCCGTATTTCTTTTCGATGGATTTATCGGCTTGGGTAAATTCGTTAAAAATTAGATTGAGTTTACTGCTTTCAATTCCGATTCCGCTATCCTGAACGACAATTGTAAGTTGTTTTTGATTGTAATTTGCTGCAATTTTGATGAAGCCTTTTTCGGTGAATTTGTAGGCATTTCCGATGAGGTTGCTCAAAATTTGTCGCATTCGCAAAGCATCACTTTCTAACGATAAGTTGGCAATCGAATTCAATTCAAATTGAAGCGTTATGGGTTTGGATGGATATAATGATTGAATGCTTTCGGCTACTTCAACAATCAATTTATCCAATTCAAAAACGGTGTTTTCGAGTTGTATTTTTCCGGCTTCTATTTTAGAAAAATCCAATAAATCATTCACCAATTGATTAATGTAAACCGATGAACTTTTGATGTTGGACAAATAATAATTCTGCTTTTCTGTCACGCCGCCAATACCAATTAATTCGCTAAAACCTTGAATAGTGTTGAGCGGCGTTTTTAAATCGTGGCTTACGGTCGCAATTAATTGTTCTCTTGCGGAAAGAAGCGATTCGGTTTTCTTTTTTTCTATTTCTAATTGTTTTCTGTACCGTTGATTTTTAAGAAAATCACTTGTAATTAAAAGGAAAAATAATCCGGTCATTATTAATCCAATTACTGCAGCCGTAGTTAAGATGGAAACGGTTTTTTGCTGAGCTTCTTCTCTGGAAAGATTGTTTAAATTGGCTCTTTTG
Coding sequences within it:
- a CDS encoding hybrid sensor histidine kinase/response regulator, whose protein sequence is MGQKSTFIPLKVLLSYLLIAALVISVGYLLFKENKLFSNYENQSVEENQKLIRLGSLISKIYDVDNLGRVAIQTNLEKDFEEYGAQNKLLITAIDSFEQKIDNEKQVVLLDSLKLILQQKVSNIEELKKINKAQNSYFPIENALSDLTRIEESMGKITLESLKIDPSKLSAYERRVYQEYVDYLNENVPKESENTLTDKQIDSILVSSKKILEEVRLNNQAKTTSQKNKEIELLRNDLFISQKLNEILVEFESDVIKRANLNNLSREEAQQKTVSILTTAAVIGLIMTGLFFLLITSDFLKNQRYRKQLEIEKKKTESLLSAREQLIATVSHDLKTPLNTIQGFSELIGIGGVTEKQNYYLSNIKSSSVYINQLVNDLLDFSKIEAGKIQLENTVFELDKLIVEVAESIQSLYPSKPITLQFELNSIANLSLESDALRMRQILSNLIGNAYKFTEKGFIKIAANYNQKQLTIVVQDSGIGIESSKLNLIFNEFTQADKSIEKKYGGTGLGLTICKKLAEILRGDLTVESEVNKGSTFRLTLPANMIETKKEAPLFDDKQAKEFSIAVVDDDTSLLQLTAEFLKIYQFNVRTFDDPEVLIASLENEKFDAIISDIQMPKMSGFELINQIPKEIPVIAITGQTQLDKNVYYKNGFSAILHKPYRSADLLAALSDLLKINIAVKPDLAEQTEIPTKEYNLKNLRIMLGDDAVAIKEVLKAFIENTSSNLAIIEEAISNSDSRTVVSISHRMIPMINQLEVKEIVPLLQQLEECRKTELSMDEIKTIFNEAKEKSIQLIALLQKESILL